One segment of uncultured Fibrobacter sp. DNA contains the following:
- a CDS encoding FISUMP domain-containing protein, which translates to MLMDVSFKNLLFAFALLLFAGCIFDDDEEGEKWNAEAVCPAEGTNAYGMPNRGTFADERDGQVYRYTTIGNQVWMAENLRYDAPYSTCCTDERLVNQYCTTIDLSCETESCCRESMCQLFGRYYSIIENGKEMGTIDGTLADTICPKGWHIPTREEWEELEKAMKVDGENGHDVANRMKHSDSVYFLMSSNPEYYPNVMLAGSDDCSMAVMSSGYLYGEKKADEIGASFLSSSQESVNFLSTYRVGQATGFWIQHYRDPVRCVMD; encoded by the coding sequence ATGCTTATGGACGTTTCATTCAAAAATTTACTCTTTGCTTTTGCCTTGCTTTTGTTTGCTGGGTGTATTTTCGATGATGACGAAGAAGGGGAAAAGTGGAATGCGGAGGCCGTGTGCCCTGCGGAGGGAACGAATGCCTATGGCATGCCTAACCGTGGAACATTCGCTGATGAAAGAGATGGACAAGTTTATAGGTACACGACCATCGGAAATCAGGTGTGGATGGCGGAAAATCTGAGGTACGATGCACCGTACAGCACATGTTGTACAGATGAACGTCTTGTGAACCAATATTGCACTACTATTGATCTTAGCTGTGAGACAGAATCTTGTTGCCGTGAGAGTATGTGTCAGTTGTTTGGTAGGTATTATTCTATAATAGAAAATGGTAAAGAAATGGGAACAATAGATGGGACTCTAGCAGATACTATTTGTCCTAAAGGGTGGCATATACCTACGAGAGAAGAATGGGAAGAATTGGAAAAAGCAATGAAAGTTGATGGAGAAAACGGACATGACGTGGCGAATAGGATGAAACATTCGGATTCTGTCTACTTTTTGATGTCGAGTAATCCTGAGTATTATCCTAATGTTATGCTAGCTGGCTCAGATGATTGTTCAATGGCAGTGATGTCTTCTGGGTATTTGTATGGAGAAAAAAAAGCAGATGAAATTGGAGCTTCATTTTTGAGTTCATCGCAGGAAAGTGTAAATTTTTTATCGACATATCGAGTTGGACAGGCGACTGGTTTTTGGATACAACATTATAGGGATCCCGTTCGCTGTGTAATGGATTAA
- a CDS encoding ABC transporter permease yields the protein MLHVFRHEIRLIFREPRFWIPFIIPPVILAASQGIAVSRYGGQIMEGMEGYMMLLLGCIMAPMGAPLAADSFAGERERGSLELLQLSPVAPAKIFWGKLLAVIPFPVAFSLLVQIAYWFAHPAVSTTEAVASIFGAISAVLITSAFSLVLSLRVKTVRAAAHLSLFVVVPLLLLVQLGHDVFLQGLLIPVVVLALSVLLCAFVAFVSSRKFVSL from the coding sequence ATGCTCCATGTGTTTCGTCACGAGATACGCCTGATATTTAGGGAACCCCGGTTCTGGATTCCCTTTATCATCCCTCCGGTCATTCTGGCCGCATCGCAGGGAATCGCGGTGTCTCGTTACGGCGGACAAATCATGGAGGGCATGGAAGGTTACATGATGCTCCTGCTAGGGTGCATCATGGCCCCGATGGGGGCGCCTTTGGCTGCCGACAGTTTTGCGGGGGAACGTGAGCGCGGTTCGCTGGAATTGCTGCAACTGTCGCCGGTCGCTCCCGCGAAAATTTTTTGGGGCAAGCTATTGGCGGTCATTCCGTTCCCGGTGGCGTTTTCTCTGCTGGTGCAGATCGCCTACTGGTTTGCCCATCCCGCAGTTTCTACCACGGAGGCTGTCGCCTCCATCTTTGGGGCAATCTCGGCAGTGCTCATAACGAGTGCTTTTTCGCTGGTGCTTTCGCTGCGGGTCAAAACGGTGCGCGCGGCAGCACACCTTTCCCTGTTCGTGGTGGTCCCGCTGCTGTTGCTGGTCCAGTTGGGACATGATGTTTTTTTGCAGGGGTTGCTAATTCCGGTGGTCGTCCTTGCCCTGTCTGTGTTGCTCTGCGCTTTTGTCGCTTTCGTAAGTTCGCGAAAGTTTGTAAGTTTATAA